CGATTTCAATATTGATGAAAGCTGGGATGACAAAAAAGAAATCTTCAAAATCAGCGGCAAGATCGTCAGTACGAGAAACATCACGCAGTCCACTATCGTCAAGAACGGGGGCCAAACAACGGTCATCGCTGTAGCCGTCTTCCAGTTTTAGCCTTCATTGTTCAGGGGAAACCAAAAACAGAGGAAGCCTTTCCGCAGCGTGTGTCAACCAGTCGTTGCGCGATAGCGAAAATCTCATCCGTATCCATTCCTTTCTTCGCCGGTCAGTAAATTTGCGAAGATATGAAAATCAGGAGAACCGGGGGACCCTGTGTCCTCCCCTCCCGATTCTTTCTGAAATTCTGCCAATCCAGCGGGTCTCTTTTTGTCCTGGGAATATCATCTTGAATTTCATGGAGAAGAAGAGTATAAAATAACATAATATTTCAGTCCTTTATCTCAGTATGATCATAGCAATGGCTTTTGTTTGCGGCTCTCTGTGACAGTGCGGGGGACCTGTTTCAAATATTAGGAATTGGAATAAGGACACGATAACGTCATAAAAAAGGAGGAAAAGGCCATGTTTGATCGCATTCTGTATCCCACTGATTTTTCCGATGTATCGATGAAAGCCGTAAATTATGTGAAGCAGTTAAAAAAGGCAGGTACAAAAGAGGTTGTGGTTCTCCATGTGATTGACGAAAGGACACTCGTCGTTCCGGATGTATTCAGTGGCGTGGATTTTATGGCGTTGGAAAATGAACTGAGGCGGATTGCCGACGAGCAGTGTAATAAAATTGTGGAACAATTCCAGGAAGTCGGGCTGAGCGCCAAGTTCATGGTGAAAAAGGGCATTCCTTTTCTGGATATTCTCAAAACGGCCCAGGAAGAGGATGTTTCCTTGATCGTCATTGGATCGCACGGAAAGAGCAACCTGGAGGAAATGTTGCTCGGTTCCGTGTCCGAAAAGGTCATCCGTAAAGCGGTTCGGCCGGTTTTGGTGGTAAAACGTTAGGATGCGGGACGTCTTAGCAAGAAGTACAACGTCATATAATATAAGGAGGAGAAGACCATGTTTGATCGCATTCTGTATCCCACTGATTGTTCCGATGTGTCGTTGAAAGCCGTGGATTATGTAAAACAGTTAAAGGACGCTGGGGCAAAAGAGGTTGTGGTTCTGCATGTGGTTGACGAAAGGACTCTGATTGTTCCGGATATTTTCACCGGCATTGACTTTGTGGCGTTGGAAAATGAAATGAAGCGGGTTGCCGGCGAGGAGTGCAATAAAATTGTGGAACAATTAAGTGAAGTCGGGCTGAACGCCAGGTTCCTGATGAAAAAGGGCATTCCTTTTCTGGAAATTCTGGAAACGGCCCGGGAAGAAAATGTTTCCTTGATCGTCATTGGGTCGCACGGGAAGAGCAATCTGAAGGAAATGTTGCTCGGTTCCGTGTCCGAAGCGGTCATCCGTAAAGCTGTTCAACCCGTCCTGGTGATCAAACGGTAAGACGCAAGAGGGGCGCGTTGAAGGAAGATGCTCAACGCGCCCCTCTTGATTTCAGGCTTCCGTAACGATTTTTGAGAAATCCGCAATGCGGCGAAACATTGAAAAGAGCGCTTCCAGCAGGGAAAGCCGATTGAAGCGGATATCCTCTTCTTCTACCATGACCATTACCGATCCGAAAAACCGGTCAATCGGCTCGCGCAGGGCGGCAAGTTCCAGCAGCGCTGCGGGATAATCATTTTGAACCAGCGCTTTGTCGACTTTGTCGCGGGTTTCAAGGAAGGTTGAATGCAGCAGGGTCTCTTCCTCCAAGCTGAAAAGGGAGGAATCGATCCGGCCGTTTCCGAAGTCCTTTTGGATGTTGCCGGCCCGTTTGAAGGCAATGGCCAGAGGTTCGTAGGCGGGGTGCGTTTTGAAGGTTTCCATGGCCGCGATCTTTTTGATGACCTGTACCAGGTCGGAGTACCCCGCCGCAAGAACGGCGCCGACCACATCCTGGGGGTGACCCTGGGAAATCAGCATATTTTCAAGCCGCCCCCGGAAGAACTCCAGAACATCCCTCCGGGTCTCTTCCGCAGAACGTTTCAGCCGATCTTGAAGGATCGCAAGACTCGAGTCCACCAGATTTTCCAGCAGCAAAGGATACTGTTTTTCCAGGATGATGTTGATGATGCCCAGGGCCTGACGGCGCAGGGCATAGGGATCCGCCGTACCCGTGGGAATCAGGCTGACGCCGAAGAACCCGACGATGGTGTCCATTTTATCCGCCATGCTGACGATGGCGCCTTCATGGCTTTGCGGAAGATCGCCGCCGGCGGTTGTCGGGAGGTAATGTTCATAGATGGCCTTGGCCACTGTGGGATCTTCTCCCGCCAGCAGGGCGTATTCACGGCCCATGATTCCCTGGAGCTCGGAAAATTCTCCCACCATCTGGGTGTCCAGATCGGCCTTGGCCAAGAGGGCCGCGCGGTCAACCCTGTCTTTTCGGGAAGGATCGAGGCGGTCGGTAATAGTGGCCGCCAGCTTCCGGAAACGCTGGACCTTATCGTAGGAGGTCCCCAGCAAGGTGTGAAAAACGACCTGCTTGAGTCCTTCTACCCGGTCATCGAGAGGCGTCTTCTGATCTTCTTCAAAGAAGAACTGGGCATCGGACAATCGCGCCCGGATGACTTTCTCATTCCCCCGCATCACCACCGAGGGGTCCCGGGCAAGGGTATTGTTGATCGTAATGAAGTAGGGCAACAGCCGCTCTTCCGAATCGACGACGGGGAAATATTTCTGGTGAGACATCATGGAGGTGATCAGGACCTCTCCGGGAAGGTCGAGGTATTTCCGATCAAAGCTTCCACAGACCACCGTGGGGTACTCCACGAGATAGGTTACGGTTTCCAGAAGGTCTTCATTCTCCAGCGCCCGGCCGGATACGGCCATGGCGGCTTTGCGCGCCTCTTCGAGAATGATCCGCTTACGCTCCTCGGGATCGACGATGACAAAGTGTTCCCGGGTTCCCGCCAGGTATTCTTTCAGATTGGAAACGGGAAAAGGCTCGGGGCTCATGAACCGGTGCCCCCGGGAAAGATTGCCGCTTTCGATGTTCTCGATCCGGAAGGGGACAACGGCGCCGCCATAAAGGGCAACAATCCAGTGGATCGGCCGGGCAAAGCGAAAATCCAGATCTCCCCACCGCATGGATTTTTTAAAGGAAAGAGAGAAAACCAGTTTGGACAGCATCTCCGGCAGCAGGGATGAGGTGTCTTTGCCGGAAAGGTGTTTGCGGATGCACAGATATTCCCCTTTGTCGGTCTCAAGGGTGCCGACTTCGGAGATATCGACGCCCTGGCCCCTGGCGAAGCCCAGGGCGGCCTTGGTGGGGTTCCCTTCCGCATCAAAGGAAACCCTTTTGGCGGGGCCGAGCTTTTCAATAACCTGGTCTTCCTGTCTTTGGGCAACATCGGCCACGGCAAGGCAAAGCCGTCGGGGGGTCCCAAAGGTCTGGATCGGCCCGTAAGGAATCCGTTCCTCGGTGAGTGCCTTGCGGATATGCGAACTCATGTCGTTCAGCGCCTTGGGAATAAAGGCGGCAGGAACTTCCTCCGTCCCTATTTCCAGCAGCAGTTCATTGCTCATCTGACTCTCCCATCTTTCATCTTTATGGATTGCTTTTTCAAAAGGGTCCTATCGGATTTTGTTTTCTAAAATAGAGGCCGGCCGTCATGCCGCCGATCTGCCCAGCAGGGGAAACCCCATGCGCTCACGCTGACGGATGTATCCTTCGGCGGAAAGCCTTGCCAGATTCCGGACTCTCCCGATGTAACTGGTCCGCTCGGCCACACTGATGGCCCCCCGGGCATTGAGAAGGTTGAAGGTGTGGGAACACTTGAGGCAGTAATCGTAAGCGGGAAGGACCAGATCCTTCTCCGCCGTCCGGATGGCTTCGGCCTCATAGGAATCGAAGAGTTTCCTCAGCATGTCCACATCGGCAATTTCAAAATTATAGGTTGAGAATTCAACCTCTCCCTGATGATGGACATCTCCGTACTTGATGTGCTCGTTCCACTGCAGATCGTAGACATTGTCGATTCCCTGGATGTACATGGCGATGCGCTCAATGCCGTAAGTCAGTTCCGCGCAGACGGGTTTCACGTCGATGCCGCCCACCTGCTGGAAATAGGTGAATTGGGAAATCTCCATACCGTCCAGCCAGACTTCCCAGCCCAGCCCCCATGCCCCCACGGTGGGGGATTCCCAGTCATCTTCAACAAAGCGGATATCGTGGTCCAGGGGATCGATGCCGAAACTCCGGAGGGAGTTCAAGTAAAGATCCTGGATGTTCAGGGGAGAGGGCTTCATGATGACCTGATACTGGTAGTAATGCTGGAGGCGGTTCGGATTTTCGCCATAACGGCCGTCCGTCGGCCGGCGCGACGGTTCCACGTAGGCGACATTCCAGGGTTCCGGTCCCAGGGCCCGCAGAAAAGTCGCGGGATTGAATGTGCCTGCGCCCACTTCGATATCATAGGGCTGTTGAACAACGCAGCCTTGATCTGCCCAGTAATGTTCGAGGGCGAAAATCAGTTCCTGAAAAGTCACCTTATGCCTCCTGTGCTTTTTTCGATATTCCCATTATATTTAAGAAGTTCCGGCAGTTACCTAGCATGATGAGGACCCTGTGTCAATACGAAAAAGAGGCCCGTTACACGCCCATGGACTGGATCTCGTCGAGGACCTTCAAGGATTTCAGCTCTTTTCCCAGGATATGCCCGATAAAGAGGGAGAGGAGGGCCTTGCTCTCCCGGGCCGTTTGTC
This genomic interval from Syntrophus gentianae contains the following:
- the glyQ gene encoding glycine--tRNA ligase subunit alpha, whose amino-acid sequence is MTFQELIFALEHYWADQGCVVQQPYDIEVGAGTFNPATFLRALGPEPWNVAYVEPSRRPTDGRYGENPNRLQHYYQYQVIMKPSPLNIQDLYLNSLRSFGIDPLDHDIRFVEDDWESPTVGAWGLGWEVWLDGMEISQFTYFQQVGGIDVKPVCAELTYGIERIAMYIQGIDNVYDLQWNEHIKYGDVHHQGEVEFSTYNFEIADVDMLRKLFDSYEAEAIRTAEKDLVLPAYDYCLKCSHTFNLLNARGAISVAERTSYIGRVRNLARLSAEGYIRQRERMGFPLLGRSAA
- a CDS encoding universal stress protein, encoding MFDRILYPTDCSDVSLKAVDYVKQLKDAGAKEVVVLHVVDERTLIVPDIFTGIDFVALENEMKRVAGEECNKIVEQLSEVGLNARFLMKKGIPFLEILETAREENVSLIVIGSHGKSNLKEMLLGSVSEAVIRKAVQPVLVIKR
- the glyS gene encoding glycine--tRNA ligase subunit beta produces the protein MSNELLLEIGTEEVPAAFIPKALNDMSSHIRKALTEERIPYGPIQTFGTPRRLCLAVADVAQRQEDQVIEKLGPAKRVSFDAEGNPTKAALGFARGQGVDISEVGTLETDKGEYLCIRKHLSGKDTSSLLPEMLSKLVFSLSFKKSMRWGDLDFRFARPIHWIVALYGGAVVPFRIENIESGNLSRGHRFMSPEPFPVSNLKEYLAGTREHFVIVDPEERKRIILEEARKAAMAVSGRALENEDLLETVTYLVEYPTVVCGSFDRKYLDLPGEVLITSMMSHQKYFPVVDSEERLLPYFITINNTLARDPSVVMRGNEKVIRARLSDAQFFFEEDQKTPLDDRVEGLKQVVFHTLLGTSYDKVQRFRKLAATITDRLDPSRKDRVDRAALLAKADLDTQMVGEFSELQGIMGREYALLAGEDPTVAKAIYEHYLPTTAGGDLPQSHEGAIVSMADKMDTIVGFFGVSLIPTGTADPYALRRQALGIINIILEKQYPLLLENLVDSSLAILQDRLKRSAEETRRDVLEFFRGRLENMLISQGHPQDVVGAVLAAGYSDLVQVIKKIAAMETFKTHPAYEPLAIAFKRAGNIQKDFGNGRIDSSLFSLEEETLLHSTFLETRDKVDKALVQNDYPAALLELAALREPIDRFFGSVMVMVEEEDIRFNRLSLLEALFSMFRRIADFSKIVTEA
- a CDS encoding universal stress protein, whose protein sequence is MFDRILYPTDFSDVSMKAVNYVKQLKKAGTKEVVVLHVIDERTLVVPDVFSGVDFMALENELRRIADEQCNKIVEQFQEVGLSAKFMVKKGIPFLDILKTAQEEDVSLIVIGSHGKSNLEEMLLGSVSEKVIRKAVRPVLVVKR